A section of the Chlorocebus sabaeus isolate Y175 chromosome 17, mChlSab1.0.hap1, whole genome shotgun sequence genome encodes:
- the SAPCD1 gene encoding suppressor APC domain-containing protein 1 — translation MGSQGSGGMPLVQVPYTVLLLPLGTSRQDPGARSFFLWLRRMQALEREQDALWQGLELLQHGQAWFEDRLKEAQQQQLHLGALGENFLTDLHSEPGGPPLAQIQKVNICLQNLIHEKFSPSPLNKASSCTTQDSKERRRKQNLWRQQELSRQQKGVTQPKEEMAQRGCTNGPRGPTRV, via the exons ATGGGGAGCCAGGGCTCTGGCGGGATGCCCTTGGTGCAGGTTCCCTACACAGTCCTGCTGCTGCCGCTGGGAACAAGCCGCCAAGACCCGGGGGCCCGGAGCTTCTTCCTTTGG CTGCGGAGGATGCAGGCTCTGGAGAGAGAACAGGATGCCCTGTGGCAGGGGCTGGAGCTGCTACAGCATGGCCAGGCCTGGTTTGAAGACCGTCTGAAGGAGGCACAGCAACAGCAGCTGCATCTAGGGGCCCTTGGTGAG AATTTTCTAACAGATTTACACTCAGAGCCTGGTGGCCCCCCGTTAGCCCAGATTCAAAAGGTGAACATCTGTTTGCAGAATCTGATTCATGAGAAG TTCTCCCCAAGTCCACTGAACAAGGCTAGTTCCTGCACCACCCAGGattcaaaggaaagaagaaggaagcagAACTTGTGGCGGCAACAG GAGTTGTCAAGGCAGCAGAAAGGAGTCACCCAGCCAAAGGAGGAGATGGCTCAGCGGGGCTGCACCAACGGGCCAAGAGGCCCTACCCGTGTCTAA
- the VWA7 gene encoding von Willebrand factor A domain-containing protein 7, whose protein sequence is MLPTEVPQSHPGPSVLLLLQLLLPPTSAFFPNIWSLLAAPGSITHQDLTEEAALNVTLQLFLERPPPGRPPLRLEDFLGRTLLADDLFAAYFGPGSPSRRFRAALGEVSRANAAQDFLPTSRNDPDLHFDAERLDQGRTQLVGALRETLVATRALDHTLARQRLGAALHALQDFYSHSNWVELGEQQPHPHLLWPRQELQNLAQVADPTCSDCEALSCPGNWLGFTLLTSGYFGTHPPKPPGKCSHGGHFDLSSSQPPRGGINKDSTSPSFSPHHMLHLQAAKLALLASIQAFGLLRSRLGDRDFSRLLDITPASSLSFVLDTTGSMGEEINAAKIQARHIVEQRRGSPMEPIHYVLVPFHDPGFGPVFTTSDPDSFWQQLNEIHALGGGDEPEMCLSALQLALLHTPPLSDIFVFTDASPKDAFLTNRVESLTQERRCRVTFLVTEDTSRVQGRARREILSPLRFEPYKAVALASGGEVIFTKDQHIGDVAAIVGDSMAALVTLPLDPPFVVPGRPLVFSVDGLLQKITVRIHGDISSFWIKNPAGVSQDQKEGTGPLGHTHRFGQFWMVTMHDPPQTGTWEIQVTAEDTPGVRVQAQTSLDFLFHFGIPMEDGPHPGLYPLTQPVAGLQTQLLVEVTGLGSQANPGDPQPHFSHVILRGVPDGAELGRVPLEPVGPPERGLLAASLPPTLLSTPRPFSLELIGQDGAGRRLHRAAPQPSTVVPVLLELSAPSGFLAPGSKVSLSVRVASFSGPQDLDLRTSVNPSFSLTSNLSRAHLELNESVWGRLWLEVPDSAASDSVVMVTVTAAGREDSPVPPTHAFLRLLVLAPAPQDQLATPTGSSDPTLTTATPAFSPFTLVTQGRAGAGLAGSPWWGTVGGLLLLRGLASW, encoded by the exons ATGCTCCCCACGGAAGTGCCCCAGTCCCACCCGGGCCCCTCAGTGTTGcttctgctgcagctgctgctgccccCCACATCTGCCTTCTTCCCCAACATCTGGAGCCTGCTGGCTGCCCCTGGCTCCATCACCCACCAAGACCTAACTGAGGAGGCAGCACTCAACGTCACCCTGCAGCTCTTCCTGGAGCGGCCACCCCCAGGCCGCCCCCCTCTTCGTCTTGAGGACTTCCTG GGTCGAACACTCCTTGCTGATGACCTCTTTGCCGCCTACTTTGGACCTGGTTCTCCTTCTCGGCGGTTCCGAGCAGCCTTAGGTGAGGTGTCTCGTGCCAATGCGGCCCAGGACTTCCTGCCGACTTCCAGGAATGACCCCGACCTGCACTTTGATGCTGAGCGACTGGATCAGGGACGCACGCAACTGGTAGGGGCTCTGCGGGAGACCCTGGTGGCAACCAGAGCCCTTGACCACACCCTGGCTCGCCAGCGCCTCGGGGCTGCACTTCATGCCCTGCAG GATTTCTACAGTCATAGCAACTGGGTGGAGCTGGGTGAGCAGCAGCCACACCCTCACCTCCTCTGGCCAAGACAGGAGCTCCAGAACCTGGCGCAAG TGGCTGATCCTACCTGCTCTGATTGTGAGGCGTTGAGCTGCCCTGGGAATTGGCTGGGCTTCACACTCCTCACCTCTGGCTACTTTGGAACTCATCCCCCGAAACCTCCAG GGAAATGTAGCCACGGGGGCCATTTTGACCTGAGCAGCTCCCAGCCACCGAGGGGAGGCATCAACAAGGACAGCACATCCCCAAGCTTCTCCCCTCACCACATGCTGCACCTCCAGGCTGCAAAACTGGCCCTTCTAGCCTCCATCCAGGCCTTCGGCCTTCTGCGAAGCCGCCTGGGAGACAGGGATTTCTCCAG GCTGCTGGACATcaccccagcctccagcctgaGCTTTGTCCTGGACACCACGGGCAGCATGGGTGAGGAGATCAACGCTGCCAAAATCCAGGCTCGCCACATTGTGGAGCAGCGGAGGGGCAGCCCCATGGAGCCTATCCACTATGTCCTGGTGCCTTTTCATGACCCAG gGTTTGGCCCTGTCTTTACAACCAGTGACCCTGACAGCTTCTGGCAACAGCTTAATGAGATCCATGCCTTGGGGGGTGGAGACGAACCTGAGATGTGCCTGTCAGCCCTGCAG CTGGCCCTGCTGCACACACCTCCACTCTCAGACATCTTTGTCTTCACGGATGCCTCCCCCAAGGATGCCTTTCTCACCAACCGGGTGGAATCCCTGACTCAAGAACGGCGCTGCCGG GTAACATTCCTGGTGACTGAAGACACATCAAGGGTTCAGGGCCGAGCTCGGCGTGAGATCTTGTCCCCTCTGCGTTTTGAGCCATACAAAGCAGTGGCCCTGGCCTCAGGAGGAGAAGTGATCTTCACCAAAGACCAGCACATTGGAGACGTGGCAGCCATTGTTGGGGACAGCATGGCTGCCCTG GTGACTCTTCCCCTGGACCCTCCTTTTGTGGTGCCTGGGCGGCCACTTGTGTTCAGCGTGGATGGGCTGCTCCAGAAGATCACAGTCCGGATCCACGGGGACATCAGCAGCTTCTGGATCAAGAACCCTGCAG GGGTCTCCCAGGACCAGAAGGAAGGCACGGGTCCTCTAGGTCACACTCACCGCTTTGGGCAGTTCTGGATGGTGACCATGCATGACCCTCCACAGACAGGAACCTGGGAGATTCAGGTCACAGCTGAGGACACCCCCGGGGTGAGAGTGCAAG CCCAGACCTCCCTGGACTTCCTCTTCCACTTTGGGATCCCCATGGAGGATGGACCCCACCCTGGCCTCTACCCCCTGACTCAGCCAGTTGCAG GTCTCCAGACCCAGCTGCTGGTAGAAGTGACAGGGTTGGGTTCCCAAGCGAATCCTGGGGATCCTCAGCCGCATTTCTCCCACGTCATCCTTCGAGGGGTCCCAGACGGTGCCGAACTAGGCCGGGTGCCTTTGGAGCCCGTGGGACCTCCGGAGCGAGGTCTCCTCGCAGCCTCGCTGCCGCCCACGCTGCTGTCCACCCCTAGACCCTTCTCCCTGGAGCTGATTGGCCAGGACGGAGCGGGGCGGCGCCTGCACAGGGCTGCCCCTCAGCCTAGCACTGTAGTCCCTGTCCTCCTGGAG CTTAGTGCGCCCTCGGGTTTCTTGGCCCCGGGCAGCAAGGTCTCGCTCAGTGTGCGCGTCGCCAGCTTCTCGGGCCCTCAGGATCTTGACCTTAGGACTTCTGTCAACCCCAGCTTCTCCCTCACCTCCAACCTCTCCAG GGCTCACCTGGAACTGAATGAGTCGGTCTGGGGCCGCCTGTGGCTGGAGGTCCCAGACTCAGCGGCCTCGGATTCCGTGGTGATGGTGACTGTGACTGCAGCGGGACGAGAAGACAGCCCAGTGCCCCCGACTCATGCTTTCCTCCGGCTCCTGGTATTGGCCCCAGCCCCGCAG GACCAGCTCGCCACCCCTACCGGCTCATCTGACCCAACCCTCACCACCGCCACCCCTGCCTTTTCCCCCTTCACACTGGTGACTCaaggcagggctggggcagggttgGCGGGCAGCCCCTGGTGGGGCACAGTTGGAGGGTTGCTTCTTCTGCGAGGCCTGGCCTCCTGGTGA